aactAAGTagattaaatatcaaaaacagcATTTTTATATACACAATCTAcgtgtttttcaaataatactaCCAATATCTAGGAACTAAAAGTAAGACGGCATCGCTAATATTATAAAGAGATTTTATGTTAAGTTTGCAATTTGGACATTTGATAGTGAGAATTACAGGCATTGAACTAAATCTCAAAAtccatattataaataaaatcattgctTGTATCAAAGAAAATTACATTCTAAATGTTGGTAGCTATGAAGCATCTGTGTTATGAGATTATCCAAAACAGAATATTGTCGTAGAAGTTGTTTTGTAGTTGTACTGTTTGTcgtttttcatttgtattttataatttctgtttAAGATATAATCAGTTATTTTCTCAACAATTGTTACAAGATTATCAAATATTGTGAAATACCCAATCCTTCATTAAGTAATTGCAAGAAAATGATAACATATCAATGGGTACATTCCACAATGCTCTCGACCACCTACATTCCTATTCTACGAATTAAAGGCGTTGTAGTTTGAATACGCTATAATCttacattgaaatttcttgTTGAACACGTTGAGTTTATTTTGCATGCACTGTTGATGCTATTTTGTCAAAACTGACAATTATGGTAGATCTGCTGTCTGAGCAGATTGGGATTACTATGCTTCTATGGCGTCAATTGAGTATCGCAATACTTTAGATTCAGACGGTAACATGTTCCACTTATTTTGGGGTGTTCTCTACAGAAGTCTATTCCAGCCAAGCCATTTATTATGGAGCCGTCTGTGTACAAATTGAATTGTAATAAGTGTCTTGTCTTGttctattatttgaattttcgCTACAGTGAAGTTATATATAACATCGAACGATAATTCGCAACGACCTTGGGATTAGGTGTATGGATAGTATCATACAATGGTATTAAATGGAATGTAGCCATTTTGACACCTTGGACTACTAATTCCAATTACTTTCGGAAAAGACACTtcatatttcaatgttttaaatcaattttatgcctagaaaataatcacaaagtggcaatgatgtaatatatctataatatgTCTTTGTAAACTTATCATAAAAGCATCTGTTATATCTCATGTTATTCTTTATATTGTATAActgttttttgttcaatttttgaaacaaagatttttaaattgtagcaataaattttatttgcagtcacttgttttattttttccgtATAAAAATAAGGTGCGAGTTCTATTGTTGCTGATTGGTAGCCAcctataaataatgatttatgatatttgatttttttcttttgttgctGCATGCAGTCGAAGTAGCAATTTCAACTGTAATAACTAGAAATGTTTTAGAACCTTGAAGAAGTGGAATTCGTTTAATTTAACCATTATTGCCATTGACTTGTGCATTGTCTTGGTTATCTTCGGTATATGACGtggtttttccttgatttttgtaatcAAACAATCCAACAACCATGtagttttcgttattgagtgtctcccttttggagatactcgatgaacaatattccatgcgcaccCCAAATTACTGAAGGCATAACCTTCCCAGTAGACTATTGTGCCTTTacacgcttcggacgtggttcacagGCAGTATATTCATatgatgattgttttgattCCTGAGTGAAGTGATgaatccatgtttcatccattgtcacatatcgacgcataaatatttatttattactttgaGTAAACGCGTCACCCACtatgaaaaaagctttctcggGATCAAATGTTCGTGTATAATTGTAAACTCACTGCCTTCATGTtgtactttttcaattatttttcctgTTTGTGTTTTTGGGGCTGTAagattattaaaattcattgtaATATCTGCCAAAAAAGCCGTCAATGCCTACTATTCATCGTTGAGAAAATCTGAATAGTATTTATCATTTTGTCGTAGGACAGGTATAATTATTTCCGATTTTAAATTAAAGAACTGTTCTAGAACTTTTTCTTCACTCAACCATCTGATAGCAGTGTATAGGACTACATCACCATAATTAGTTTGCAATTCCACAAGTAGGTCTTTAAATTTCTATGGTTCATTGGTCCACTATATTTGTAACCTTAGAAAACATCAGTTTCAATATAACTACGGTACATTAATAATTAGGAGCCGAGCGCGCATTTTTATAATGCGTTAGGTCGTGCGAGGCTTGgatatcaataataatacttttaaattatagttttttataattactaCTTTCTCTGTTAAGCGGTAAAAAGAATGAAAGGGAGCATAACGCGCTCTAGACATACATAAATGACAAAGATAGTtcaacttatttaaaaaaagtgaaaacgtACACAATTATTGCGCTTGTACGAGTTCTTGACGTCGAAGTTAGCCAGCTTTTTGCGCGTTAATCGTCGCtgaacataacctcacttttttaaAGTAGTTTGTAGTTGCAGATACCCTGGAAAATGAAACAAGCAGTTGACTAGATAGAACAATTTGGTAGAATATATCGAATCATTCGACCATTCGAAAATTCCATGACTAGAACTGGTGTTTAACTTCCTCATCTAATCTAAAATCAGGTTttcttattgaatattttgttgagTCTCTGCTCAATAAGTTCAAAAGTGGATCATATGAACCCTGATTCATTCtatatttatctcaaaatatgtTGTAGTTAATATTTCTGTTCAAATTGAGTAGTATCACCCACCAACGCCGTGTCAAATGACGCTTTGTATAAATTTCTCTACACATTTCATATAGTAAAGTAAGTATATCatatattctaaataattcACAATCTTTGATCactgttcaaatttatttatatacatgcACTTCTAAGGTTATATTTACGAGCGAATCAGCGTCATGTTCACGTTCATTCTGTGTACCGCTTTAGTGACATAAACATAATTGTATGGATTAGCTGgtaatataatcaaataaatatactatttttaaaataaactctgtttttattttattatttacagatacacaaatgaatatatttcaaaaaatcgctCAATTAACCCTCTACCATATATAAACCCATATGTATATGGTTCAagagttttaatatttttttttcatgttacaATGCACAAGCAATAACTATAAGCATGCCGGAAATTGTAATTGTTATGTTGGtaatacgaaaatattttttttgtaaatgatcTAACGTCATTTTGgttataacctcacttttttaaGCGCTTGTGTGAATTTCAGCTCAGTGTCtgtaatacattatccaaaagAGATATTCTACATGAAAAaggtgataaaaaaataaaacaatctgCTGTTCTACTATTTTATATATCTGTtatttaatctttattttttttgcatatttctaTCATATTGGAGGccttttttttatgaaacctTATATGGTTTCGTATGCATTCTAACTTAACTTAATCATTTTTCCGCTATACCATAGATGGTTTCGTATGCTCAGAAACAGGGCCGAGCCGTGCCGGGGGTGCATGCACCCGGGCGGCACTGACAAGGGGCGGCAAAAGGCAAAAAATAACAGAACCCCATGttgcaaaaaaatgtttgtattaattttcccaaaaatgttatttcaatcTGAAATGTACACAGTAAGTGCGTCATACATACACCTCAAAATGAAAAGATCTAGACACATTTGCTAGATAGAGACGGTTTTTACTAATGAATATTTTCCCAGCGTAGGTAGGTACCTTTCTATCCGACTAGACTAGAAATTTACCTCATATCTCGCCTCATTAAtcaaattgttgaataaataaataaataaataaataaagcctAAACAACCATAGagtacttttttttcaatttttcataattcacGGAGTAGAGGGTTAAAATAGaaacttcattaatttcattaaaataacaataacaaaaaactatacaacaaaaataaatttaaatattttcacacACTTTTAAAACGTTCTAAGATCCATAACacgtttatataaatattacattccatgcatctaaatgttcttgattttatttttcaaaaattattaaaaaaactaattttaaaacaaaagagtcctaaaatcaaaaagatttagatgcattaatatatcaaaaggtctaagaaatttattacatcccatacatataatatttccaggatatgtttttatttttaactttccAAGAAAACTGAGTCGTATTGATAAAATATGGGTGGTAGAAACCAGAAGAACCGTCTTGTATGGGGTACAAATGTCAACACTCAATACCGTcgacgcgcgttttgataaccaatttatcgtcttcagagactgaaagtaaactaaaaAGCATGAACTGTAGattcaagaaattaaaaataggaaaatatttcgtttgatgtaatttcaatatttcttatcgTGCCAATCCTGCATACACTCCAATGAGAACTCattctaattataataattttgaggcTGACACCACAACATAATAtctataattaatgaaaatatgctAAACTAAAACCATTTCTAGTacaataatgaattttaaaaacaactttAGACGATTGCCTATCACCATTTTAatcaaatcattttgaaaaacaaattagcCAAAAGTTTCAGTATTTTGACTCATAACACATCTTGGAACTCAATTCAAAATATCCACTGAAAATTATTCATGGCCTGGAAAATAATGGACGGTTACCAATTTAGCTAGCTTAATAATTGAGAATAAGAATAGGTACTTTCTGGttgattattttcatcatatttaacATAAAATGACTAGTCCTATTTCCTGGTACATTGACTGATTAATTCAGTAAGGAAAAGACTTTGATTGAGGATCTAGCTGTAGTTAATTGATTAAATATCATAGATTTAAGAAATCTTATTGCGAGATCATCTTGTTCCAAAATCAAAACGAATAATTCGTTCGgagttttaatttgaaatctCCGATTGCGTTACCACACAGCAGAAGTGTTAAGCGATCCTTTGCGGCTTTAAATCCTGGTACTCGTTTCTCCAGATAGATATGTGTCCGTATAGCACCGCACCAAACAAGAAACACCAACTACACGGTTTCAAATATGTTTCGGACATATTTGGAAACTTAGCGCTGTGCACAAATTCGGGAGAGTCCCCGGTTTAAAATAAAACAGCGCTAAACAAGAAAGCGTTAAGCGGGGTCTTACTGTATATATATGTCGAGTTAAAAgtttcagtttaccttcaatttctatatatgaaaatttggttatcgaagcgCGCGTCAGAGAGTGTAATTGTATGCTGTAGTGGTTGTAAATAATGTGTTCAGAGTAATTTAAGTAGTTGTGTGTGTTGgattcgaaaaattaatatgtTTCGTGTCCTGTGCAGTATTTGAAATCTCAACCATTAACATAAACAAatctaatttaataaacataatCTATAAAACTTCTAAACTAACGTGGTTAgtgatttgatttttaaaatcttttgttgaaacattttttattattattattaatttattgtttcaaatatctttttttgatCCGCAgtatttataatcaatatagttagattttcgtaaaatatacttaaatatgcACTACAACTAATCGGAAATATTTCATTCCTTTTTAATTTGCTATTCTATTCTAATAGCTCattgtgatatttttataatctcTCCACTTGCTACTATGGCGCCAACTTATTGGTTTCCTTTCAGTCGATACTTTTCAATACAGTTAGTCCTCCTTACTTCTACCTCCCATATGAGAAAAGCATAATTTGTGGACCATGGTTTGCAGTATAGTGATATATTTTTCCTAAACTGAACTGAAAACGACAAATCAAAAACTGTTATTCAGTTCTAATATGTAAGACGGTAACTAACGCCTTCTTCACTTCTAATTAGGAACTAATAGCTCATGTTTTGGTTCTTTTTTACAATCATCAATTAAATCAAATAgatgaatacaaaaataattatataaaattgcaacgcaaattaaatttttgctAAATGAGAAGATAAAGAAGATTAATTAACTGAATATCATTTTAAATGTGATCTATTACAATCAAACTTTACACTTGAGAATGAAGATTAAAACTGACCGTGTTCTGGGAAATAATTCctattaaataagtatttttgttaaattctgTTTCCAAGAATAAATTACGAATATCTATGAAGGCTTCATAGAACTCTTTTTAATATGTTGCTTGCCTTTAATATGCAACCTAAACTGAATTCCAGAACTAAGAGTCAGGTTGCAAGATGGACAGTAGTAATCACCAGATGGAGTACGATAAACTGATAGATTCATATCTGTAACCACTTGATCAGGTGCACCTGAAACCAAGAATCCATCTAGATAAATTAATAATGATCTGAAGGAATACTAGCAATTTCTAAATAGTAATAGTGAGGGAGATTCGAATAATAGCCATTCCTCGTGAatataataccaaaatatatcattaatttttgtcaatatgaTAATTATAAGTAAGAGGAAAGTGACCAAACATCTAATAATAGAATAGAAACATTAATTCTGATTCTTGTTTTAGGAATCAATAATTGATTCCTTGAAAAGAAATAACtattactttttcttttaaaacaattaagATTCTTTCTGAAAGTCTATATTTATAGCGAAgtacaataagaaaaataaaaaccaaaaaaacttaCTCTCTCTTTGTGTGCTCTGAGGCCCCGCAGAATCGTCATATATTCCTAATTGTCGTAATTTCTTCTTATGTTTTTGTCCATGAAAGTGTATGTCTAATTGTTCCTGACATGTGGTACCTACATTACAAATTGAACAGTGAAATTTACTTTGAGTCTGGCTCTGTGCTACAGAAACGGGCATGGCAGCTACtccaatttcaattttatctttcCTAAAATCTTGTCCAAAAGTATCCTCGCCGTCTTTTAGTTCTAATTTCTTTGACGGGCTGCATACAAACAAAACCTCAAATTGGTtgtaagaaaattattcatgcttggtttatgcagccaaaattaaaactaaattaaaattaacactAAACTAAACTTTGGtggtaattttttggtttatacAGTAAATTgaggataattataaattagttGGAAATTCCCTGTACGGATCCTTGTTGTTATAAAAATGTGGAAAGCTCCTGACACTATCTATCAGGGTTCCATCGTCTGAAGAACATTGCTGACtttcatttattgtttttcctatttttttgatattagtttTAAGAATAATGCGAATAATATTTCCATAACCAAAGAACAAGTATGTTGTAAATCAAACAATACCATAAATACAGACTGATCCAATAGCTGCTTTTCACTTAAACCAAAACTCGGATTATTCTCACCTATGATGTCGTAACTCAGTTCAATGCACATTCCATTTCAGTCTCACAGATGAAACCTAATTGAGTTTTTACCCGCAACTGCACAAACTTGAGACCATGTGCTTTAGTGAGTTTTGTGAACTCAGATTGAAAGTGAGGTTGAGGACATCACGTTGTCAcattttatcatcaaaataagCCAATAAGTACAAATATCatcattgatataaataatatcatataACTAGTGATGTGGACCGGGTAAATACCCAGCGGGTGGGTAAATATAAAATGGGTGTTTATCCGAAGCCAGGGTAAATACCCAAAATGGGggtatttatgtaaaataatgatttaaatcGTATTTTAAGGATATTACACCAGTAATAGCCTTATTTAAAGCTACTTAGAGATTATAGTACCTTTTTGAGGGAACTTCCCCCTCAATTCTCCAAAATTGTAAtacaaaaatacccaaaaaataggtatttattattatcaagcATATGAGTAATAggtataatataataagtattttattatttcaaacataATGCCGTATTTGAATCTAGGGCAATGGAAATCTTCAACCTTTTAAAagaatagtatattttttttaattaggcAAGGCTAggtattaatttataatttatgtattaatGTACCCTAAAATTTTTTGAGcatttgtaaatgtaaataacttataaacagaataaaaattttggttctATTCATTTGATTGTAAATGGAAAACAGCTAATGTATTCTctgctcataacctcacaaaaatAAGGAATTAAACGAATAAGTTAAAAAGTGGTAAACtcttagtttaattttatttgaaatttactgttaattttcTGCATGAACTACAAGTAGCATCTCAGTGtctttcaattaataatttaatttgtaagTTTAAAGGGTAATTTGTAATTTTGGCTCCATAAACCAAGCGTTAATTTTCAAGTTTaggtatattatttttgaacCTGAAACAACCTCATcctcatttattaataataaaaaaataaattatcaattcacCAATAAAAGACGAACTGTTGATCAGTAATTAGCTAGGCATTTGACAtaaattactaaaatattttttaataagacTGTAAACTTATTTAACTAAAATTAGCTAAAACAATTTGTATActtgtaaataatataatgggGATAATATTCATAAGTTGTGGCCAATTAATTGGCTGAATTATAAGAAAAACTGATGATATTACTAAATGACTGACTGATCTTGGACACAACTTGACTGGGAGGGATGAATTCAACGACTTAAActagaattgttatttgtaatagaaaaagtataataaataaccTACCACAtccaatatttatataataaagtcATCCAATGGTAGAATATGTTAGTTCCATTAACACAAATGTAAAGaaactaaatattattattgtttttataaatgtatttttcaatgaatctcttcagaataaataattaaatttacataaaactatttgaatttttttctttgtcatTCATATTTAATTCAGGTTTCAAATGCaaacattattcaaaattaatttatcactTACCCTGATCTAACCCATTTTCCTTCAGCATTATAATAACCTCTACCAGCGGGCATTTTGTATCCCATAATAACTctagaataaagttttttatttcaatgcaaaatataataaatgtatcaacaaaagtgaaaaataaaacaaaatgttgtgttatgacaatttttaaaaatttatggaaaGTGGACTAGAAAATGACAATAagtatcaaatatatttcaataaattgatgattttcaTCAAGTTTTAGAAGAAATGACACGTTGATACGTTATTTCAAAGGCCTATTTCGAGATAATCTAAAGAAATGAGGCGACTTTTTGTCTTATAGCCtgcataaaaatttattgcgTATGTCCCAATCTTCCTGTGTTTAATACTGCCGAAAGATTGTCGAGTTGGAATCTTGGGGGTTGGTTTTCGGGATCGGGGATTAGCGCTAACTTTTAGcaattaataagaaataaattaactCGAAGACCACGAATTCGTAACTATTTTGTCATATAGCGTTTTCAAGGAGCCACAGCTTAACACCACTGAGGGGTTATCGTATTCAAGTCTTGAGGGTGGCTTTCAATATTTGAGACTGGTGCTACCTTTAGCAGAAATTATCGCGTCGAGCTGATTTTGATGGGTTTCACCGTTGTTGAAATAATGCATATGGCTGTTATAGCTTAATATTAAGGCAGAGAGAAACGCGTTTCTCGGTAATGGCATGAGCAACTAAATCCGTTTCTATGTAATATATTAGTAATTAAATagcaaaaagttataaattaaatcagattttaaaaatcatataaGAATGACAACTGacacatttaaatttttagtacAATTGgctttatagaaaatataaaactgaGGCACACAACTAGTGCTATAGAAAGATTGGCTGTCATAACCATATAAGAAGCCTAAATGgggaatatataaaataagcaCCTTTCAGAATAAAACACAAAATGGAATGGATAAATTCCTTTCCTAATATTCCTGTGGTTCATATTTTAAGCAAAATTAATTACTCACTTATGATGATTTTTACCCATGTAATGTGACTCAGCATGCATTTTTCCTGTTAATGGTAGGTCACAAACATCACAATGAAACCATCTGGGATCTGTCTCTTCATCATCTTTTGGGATAGCTGTCAACTTCGCTCTTTTATGTAAAGGAGTTCCAGTCTTTTCTGCATGCTCAATTAGGAACTTTCTGACCTAATTGAATATAAACATGTGTGAAGCTTGgacaaattagaaaatttaaattttaaattaaattaaattaatttttaaattaaagaaGACATAAATCAAAAGTAAAACTGAAGGctaatcaatatttcatggtatcttaaaatgattaattatggttttacctttttttcatgatttttagATTTATAATGAAGTTTAGCCATAACATTACTGCTTAACTGAGCTGTACAGAGTTTACAAAATAAGGGCTGAAACTGAGATGTCAATTCTTTTGGGAGAGTTGAATCATTAATATCTGGAACAGTATCTCGAACTAAAATAAATAGGGTATActtatgaatttgaaatataataattttaattgaatttccaCAACACattgagataatttaataaaaatacttacatatatctcttttataatttttgggtttctcttTGATACTGCTTagagttttataaatattctgaGTTATAGGTTCTACTGAATTGGTAGAACCACTTTGTGAGGCATAATACTGTTGAGGATAAGCAGTAGACTGTTGCCATTGTGCTTGCGCATACTGGTTATAATATTCGTAATAAGAATTTTCAGCCAAGGAATTGCCTGAATTATAAGTAAAACTGGCATTATCAGAACTAGTCGCTTCGtctaattttctttttggtattttgaaatttttctccCACTGATTATCTAATAAATAGTGAAGAGTATGTAAAGAACAAATGTATAATTTGTAATTAACTTACCATTCGATTGTGACATTGAAATCTTTTTAAAACGCCGCTTTAATTGTTTACATCCAATAAGTTAagaatgatataaatatttataaaagtattataggctgtcaaatgtcaaataaaaatcaacttttgCTCAAATTTGTTTTCATCTTGTCATTTCTACTATCCAGGGAGTGCCATcatcaaacaataaaaataacagatatTGCATATAACAGAAAAAGGTATCGAATTGTTCCtgattataacaataaaatagttaaTTGTGTATATATTCATTGAAAGCTGTTGATTAGTTAGTACTATATATAAACAATGATaagaggaaaaatattttagggCTATTCGCAAATGCCATACCGTTGGTATTTCTGAGTGgaaatgataatttcaattgTCGATTGCCAATTGTCACATACATCACAATTACTTCAAAAAGTTGTGTAAACAGAAATGGCGAGTTGGAATGGTACTTCCGAATCaggaattttaagaaaaattattaaaacggAAAACCATGACGAACTCTTAATATTTGGATATGCTTGCAAACTATTTAGAGATGACGAGAAAGCCCTATATATCGATCAAGGAAAACACCTTATTCCCTGGATGGGTGATGAATCTCTAAAAATTGATAGGTTAGTAGATATGATTTAACAGtgcatataaatatttatgaataattttttagatatgaTTGTCGTGGTGCCTTATCAGATCTAACAAAATATGAGGCCAGCAGAGAGGGCTATGATGCTACTAGATGGTTGGGACTTagtgaaaaagaaagaaatgttgaagaattATGTGATAAGGAAAGGTATCACTCTCTTTTAattaatgaagaagaagaacaaatgtATAAAGGTATAACTTGTTATTAGCTATTATTAGTAATCGAgtaatttatatgaataactTTGTTATTGTAGAAGAGGAAATAAAAAGACAAAACACCAATACTTTCCAATATAGTTATGATGTACCCCAGAACCctgaactgaaaaaaaatgaagatgttcCAACAGTTGCTGAAGCTGAAGAAGAATACAATCCTCCACCTATTCTTGATCTACCAATAGATATTGAATGGGTAATGTATTAAAGAGTGTTATTACTATAATATAAGAATCTTAGTTCCGCATATTATAAACTATTTGATATAAATGTGTGttttaaacaattcaaatatacATTCTTGGGTTTGTAGGTTGATAAAATGATGTATAGTACTAAGCTGTATCTCATCACTTCTTATTAAgagcattttcaaaatataattgaaatcttTGAAGATGCATAGAAtagtattaatgaa
This DNA window, taken from Diorhabda sublineata isolate icDioSubl1.1 chromosome 4, icDioSubl1.1, whole genome shotgun sequence, encodes the following:
- the LOC130443058 gene encoding zinc finger protein 346-like; the encoded protein is MSQSNDNQWEKNFKIPKRKLDEATSSDNASFTYNSGNSLAENSYYEYYNQYAQAQWQQSTAYPQQYYASQSGSTNSVEPITQNIYKTLSSIKEKPKNYKRDIFRDTVPDINDSTLPKELTSQFQPLFCKLCTAQLSSNVMAKLHYKSKNHEKKVRKFLIEHAEKTGTPLHKRAKLTAIPKDDEETDPRWFHCDVCDLPLTGKMHAESHYMGKNHHKVIMGYKMPAGRGYYNAEGKWVRSGPSKKLELKDGEDTFGQDFRKDKIEIGVAAMPVSVAQSQTQSKFHCSICNVGTTCQEQLDIHFHGQKHKKKLRQLGIYDDSAGPQSTQRESAPDQVVTDMNLSVYRTPSGDYYCPSCNLTLSSGIQFRLHIKGKQHIKKSSMKPS